A part of Stigmatopora nigra isolate UIUO_SnigA unplaced genomic scaffold, RoL_Snig_1.1 HiC_scaffold_25, whole genome shotgun sequence genomic DNA contains:
- the cpt1ab gene encoding carnitine O-palmitoyltransferase 1, liver isoform isoform X5, with protein sequence MAEAHQAVAFQFTVTPDGIDLRLCHEALRQIYLSGLHSWKKRFVRFKNGVMTGVYPGSPTGFLVVVVSYMSYNKYRHLDPSLGLLAKVGQHLPISRYMSVDSQKTVGGVLVGTGLWVTIILIMRNVLKGLLSWHGWMYARHGSVSWSTRLWMLLVKIFSGRKPMLYSFQNSLPRLPVPPVGDTCKRYLESVRPLMDDERFERTRALALDFERKLGPRLQWYLKLKSWWASNYVSDWWEEYIYLRGRGPIMVNSNYYAMDFLYVFPTSVQAARAGNAIHAIMLYRRKLDRAQIKPIYLLANKVPLCSAQWERMFNTSRLPGSETAHAPKHYPHVFRPIRAYVQHQSCAWRRHRRPPALRGEQARGRVPPGALLQGARLLRRAPPAPAGDPAADGAHPGRPLGGGAGRGEVGGADGRRARPLGPLPGGTLCLGRQPPLAGRRGEGGLLRHPGRHGAALPARRSRGLAGQLRQVAAPREVLRQVVRQKLQPDRFQERHHGAERRALVGRRPHRRPSVGARALHGPLQAGLHGRRRLLRGAAPQPALPHQTAVGP encoded by the exons ATGGCGGAAGCTCACCAGGCCGTGGCCTTCCAGTTCACCGTCACCCCCGACGGGATCGACCTGCGGCTGTGCCACGAGGCCCTGCGCCAGATCTACCTCTCGGGCCTTCACTCGTGGAAGAAGAGATTTGTCCGTTTCAAG AATGGAGTGATGACGGGCGTGTACCCGGGCAGCCCCACGGGTttcctggtggtggtggtgtcttACATGTCCTACAACAAGTACAGACATCTGGATCCGTCTCTGGGCCTGCTGGCCAAAGTGGGCCAGCACCTGCCCATAAG CAGGTACATGTCGGTGGACAGCCAGAAGACGGTGGGCGGCGTCCTGGTGGGTACGGGCCTGTGGGTGACCATCATCCTGATCATGAGGAACGTCCTGAAGGGCCTGCTGTCGTGGCACGGCTGGATGTACGCCCGCCACGGCTCCGTGTCCTGGTCCACCCGATTGTGGATG CTGCTGGTGAAGATTTTCTCGGGGAGGAAGCCCATGCTCTACAGTTTCCAGAACTCGCTGCCACGGCTGCCCGTTCCGCCGGTGGGCGACACCTGCAAAAGG TACCTGGAGTCGGTGCGCCCGCTGATGGACGACGAGCGCTTCGAACGCACCAGGGCGCTGGCGCTGGACTTTGAGCGGAAATTGGGTCCCAGGctgcagtggtacctcaagcTCAAGTCCTGGTGGGCCTCCAACTAC GTCAGCGACTGGTGGGAGGAGTACATCTACCTTCGAGGTCGGGGTCCCATCATGGTCAACAGCAACTATTACGCCATG GACTTCCTTTACGTCTTCCCCACCTCGGTCCAGGCCGCCAGAGCAGGTAACGCCATTCACGCCATCATGCTGTACAGGCGGAAGTTGGACCGGGCTCAGATCAAACCG ATTTACTTGCTGGCAAACAAGGTTCCCTTGTGTTCGGCTCAGTGGGAGCGGATGTTTAACACTAGCCGCCTCCCCGGTTCGGAGACAG CTCATGCTCCTAAACACTATCCCCATGTGTTCCGCCCAATACGAGCGTATGTTCAACACCAGTCGTGTGCCTGGCGTAGACACAG ACGTCCTCCAGCACTGCGAGGAGAGCAAGCACGTGGCCGTGTACCACCGGGGGCGCTTCTTCAAGGTGCCCGTCTTCTACGACGGGCGCCTCCTGCGCCCGCGGGagatccagcagcagatggagcGCATCCTGGCCGACCCCTCGGAGGCGGCGCCGGGCGAGGAGAAGTTGGCGGCGCTGACGGCCGGCGAGCGCGGCCCCTGGGCCCGTTGCCGGGGGGAACACTTTGCCTCGGGCGCCAACCGCCGCTCGCTGGACGCCGTGGAGAAGGCGGCCTTCTTCGTCACCCTGGACGACACGGAGCAGCGCTTCCGGCCCGACGATCCCGTGGCCTCGCTGGACAGCTACGCCAAGTCGCTGCTCCACGGGAAGTGCTACGACAG GTGGTTCGACAAAAGCTTCAACCTGATCGTTTTCAAGAACGGCACCATGGGGCTGAACGCCGAGCACTCGTGGGCCGACGCCCCCATCGTCGGCCATCTGTGGGAG CACGTGCTCTCCATGGACCCCTTCAAGCTGGGCTACACGGAAGAAGGCGACTGCTGCGGGGAGCCGCACCCCAACCTGCCCTCCCCCATCAGACTGCAGTGGGACCTTAA